The DNA sequence tatcaaaatatatatatcaacactGTACACGTACTACAGTTAATTGgagtagaaagaaagaaacaagtaGTGCCCATGTATTATACTatctctcttaatttttttttggaatggaTTTTGATTATTGAgcgcattttttattttttttcctgggtTTTAAAATCTAGGAGGGATTCTGAACAACAATGGCGGAAGACTCCTCTTCTCGCAGAAACCTCAATTGCTTCGCGATGAAAGCTTCTATGGCGCGTTGAAACTCCTCATTGCTGAGCTCATCCTGCGGGTACAAAATTTCCGGCGAGCTGTCGCTCCGCTTCTCGGTCTCCGACCGCAGGAGCTGTTTTCGGCGCGGCGGCTTTCCGGCAGCGTCTACCTTTATCTTCTCCGACTGACTCCGGCGGTACTTCGCGGCAGCCGCGGCGTCGGCGGAAGGCGTGTCCTGCACCATATCGGCGATGATCTGCTTGTCGTGGAACACGGGCTCCGGCGGTGTCGGTGACGGCGGCGCGTGAGGTTCGGAGACGGCGGTGCGCGTTTGGAGGAACTCGCGGTAGAGTGCGTCGGCGGAGTGGGGGGACGAGAGGCGGCGGGACTGAGCGAGGAGGGCGGCGATGATGGCGTTGGAGACGGCGAAGACGAAGAGGGGGCTGGCGGCGAAGGCGAAGAGGCGGCGGAGGAACTCGGCGGAGAGCGCGAGCGCGAAGGGGAGGCGCGTGAGGATCCACGAGAGGAGGAGGAGGGCGAGGCAGAGTTCGAGAATGCGAAGGGCTTTGGAAACGAAGGCCaaaatattgttgttgttgtgtcttGGAATGGCGTTGGCCTTCTCAGCTTTCAAGAGAAACTCGTCCATTGTTAGATACAGAAAGAGACACTAACTAAGTGGTGTgaatggaaaagaaaacaaaagaaagggtTATGTTATGTACTTATGTTGGAAGAAAGATGAAACAGAGAGAGCACGGTTCCTTTCTTCTGTCTCAGATTTGGCGTAAGTGAAGCTCCTTTGAACACAAATGTTGGCTCTTATATAGACTCCGCCACACACCTGCCACCTTCATACATACATTTATCTGTCATCCTAACGCATcaatgtctttttatttttattgtttcctttcttttaacttgaaaatatttttcgtaaaataattaataggcCAAAAACAAGTTACATCTCATTTTTATAGCCCATTTTATACAATTAAGCTCATATatactctctctttttttttaacctgATTGTGGGAATAAACATTAATAGGTGCATCGATTATAATGATTTGAGTCTCAACAGCCACATAATTTACAACAGGTGaaggtaaaacaaaaaaaaaaagttaaataaagaaCTTACCggagaaattttgaaaatttcaaacagTAAATGTATTTTCAGGACTAAAATTAATGAGTCAGTGTATATTTGGAAGAATAAAATGACATTGAAATACATGTTACAACAACTTTATCTCAAATACAAAATGACATTTGAGATAAAAGTCATTCTATCAAAGGATTAGGATTCATGTTTTTGCTTTTACCTATTAAATTTACATTGAAATACATGTTACAACAACTTTAACCGTAAATTAAACATACGCTCaatatttgaaagaataaaatcatatttaccttttaatttgaaaaaaatagtagAGTCCACGCCACACATCATCTCCTTTGAAGTGTGAAGAGGAAGTGAAAATACACACTGTGTAACTACTTTGATTACCAAAGTTCCCCCTCCTCTCCTTGTGCTACTCGTGTCTTTAGCTTGGTCGTggacttcatcttcttctcttgCGTTGCTGCTCATCTTCTTGGTGGAGCTATATATTGTCTGTGCATGTTTATGTAGATTCATCCCTGGTTACCTATGTAGATCCCTTCCTGATTATCCTTATGCTTCGATGTATACATGCTCATATTTGGTATTCAAAGCAATTATGCACTTTAGCATAATTAATTATGCGGCTGACAAAAATAGAGAGTAATCATTGATGCAAAAGAGATGAgacataaataaatcaaatatacacaaaaataagaagaagtATCTAAAAATTATACATGTATGACCTTATATAATTCAAGAtgacttaattaaataaattaacattacCTATATCAACAAGATTAATTtacttttcaataaaaaaaacacttatttgcAACCATAGTAATTAATGATTCCTTCGTCCCCAAATGGTGGGAGATAAGTGGAGATAAAACTGGTACTTATGGTCAAAGAATATATTTAGAGTCGATTTatggttcaaacttcaaagattgcttttcattttcatttttttggtgtgGAATATATTTCATTCTTCACCAGTTAGTTGGGAGAAAACAAAGCGGGGATTTTGAATGAGAGGTAATGACTGTTACTAATGAGAATCAGTCTTCGTGAAAGGTGTTGAGATAAGATGTGGCATTTCACGTGAGGCGATGTACTAGTGACAGTGCAATCTGCAAGGTGTTACAGCTTGTGCATTCTGTTCTTGTACTTTATTGTAAGAGGAAACATTCTATTTCTATGTTACCATTACCAATAGCATCCTTAATTAgtgtttaaaaaatgaaaattatcagAAGAcctcattaaaatatatattccgttgattaaattaaatttttttttaatgacgtTATGCggtagtaatttttatttttcagtgcCTATTGACAATTTGACATGATTGATATCTTTCAGAAGTCAGAACTAACTTTATtcacttccaaaaaaaaaaaaaaactaactttgtttatttgtttttactatTTTCTTCTAAACAATGTTTTTTACCAAGTCAAGTGAACGTCCTTCTTCATATCACGTGGCTGTGCAGTGCCCAACTTGAAACATTCCACGCTTCAAATTTCAATGGTTTTGAGCTTTCTATGTCACAGCTCCATCTCTACCACTAAACTTATTGTAACTAAGCATCGACCCTTCCTTTCCACTTGGTTCCAGTTAGGCGAATCTATGCCCCAAATCAGAATTCATTCATTCACAGTTTGCTATATAGTTAATTAGTATGCGGAtaagaagaataagaataatcattaattttgcatgtataggtcaaattaaagaatatatatcaaattttattaagttttaaGAAGTACATTAATTCTTGCATAACTTTTAATTCAGATCATATTCAATAAtcaaaatttacttattttcttattaacttgacctaaggttttaaattgcaattATGAGATAACAATATTATGATTGTAATCAAGATTTCATTACGATTCGTATGACATTATGGGTTAGTACCGccgtaatttttattttttatctaaaccACATATATTCTTTACAATATTGCCATAAATGCAGCTGCTACCTGATTGcggtgaataaaaaaatgttgatgtttTGGCCGAAATTCCAATTTTAAAACCTTGACTTGAATATTCAAACAACGAACTTAGATTCACGCATGCTATATAGAAATCCTACCATGATCTGAAACTCTCGAGAGATTTCGGATTTCATGATCGATCCTGTGTCCGCTCTTGACATGAACCCCATTTTAACGGGAAGATAAGCTTCAAGTCTTAGTCAAGAGTGCTAGACTTGTCTGACATTAATCAAGGAAGGATCGACGTAATTGAACATCATTTGAACAATTATCATTAGCAGAAACATTACATAAGTTACTCGCATATAATATATTTGACTGTTTTTATAGTTGTAAGGTCCGTAAATTTGATTTAGTTTAggacatgtgtatatgtgtataacTAATTATGGCTTTTGTGGGTCCTCTGTTATGACTTTGTTTTCTTCATGGGTTGGGTACTTCTTCTATCCCTTCAAttgaattttggtttgttttctgataaataaataaaaaacaaattgtcTATAGCTAGTTATGATGGCCAAATTAACTTGTCCATCATGTTCATGAGATAATGGACATAACATAAATATTgcgtatttttatttgataatttttttcttaattttactcTTCTTAGTCAATGTTTCTTAGTTTTATCGATCATCAATTATAATAATGATAGTAACAGATAgagtataatttaaatttccACTAGCACACGGGACTTGGGCACATAGAAATAATTGTATGGATTTGAAATTGAGGGACCAAAATTTAATTAGGtgcagtgaaaaaaaaaatgatggtgTGTGTCTGTTTGCGCAGTGAGGACCGTACACGATTGCACTTGCTCCTTGCAAGTTGCAAAAAGTAATCTTTTCGTGTGTTACATGCATCACGTGGCGCTCAAGTGAAGCACAAAAGAGGGGCCAATTCCAGATGTAATAATACTACtgtaagttatttatttatttactgattattatttttatcttagtgTTGGGGCTGCAATTGCCAGAGACTGACAGTGTCTGTTGCCTCTCTCTAAAATTGTAAGTTTATTGTTTCGTTGAGTCCCAATATTTATTTTCAGTCCTTTTTCCTTGTGATCATGCAGTGTGCAATTGGTATGCCTTTTCTTATATCACTTTCTACTGTAGTACTCAGATTCAGAACATCACAATCCTTGTCACATGAAGCTTTcatttacaaaatataaaataagttctcTGTGGAGCACTAATTATCCGCTATCTATAAGAAAATCACGTATTTGCATAGAATTGATCACACCTAACATTCACTTACTGCATTCAtgcttaatttgttttttcatttgtaaaaatcaaatataatattcaaaaatttatcataattcaCACACTCTATTTAatgaactaaattaaatttctttaacaTATGCATAaaagttttgaatttaatttcatgcataGAAGTTTTTTGAAATGGTTATTTGCACTAAAATTGTATCAATTGAACTGCTACTATTGATTAAAACATGTCTCTTATGATATAGTACTAGGTTATTTTAGGCTACTGTTTCGTt is a window from the Glycine max cultivar Williams 82 chromosome 2, Glycine_max_v4.0, whole genome shotgun sequence genome containing:
- the LOC102663539 gene encoding uncharacterized protein, producing the protein MDEFLLKAEKANAIPRHNNNNILAFVSKALRILELCLALLLLSWILTRLPFALALSAEFLRRLFAFAASPLFVFAVSNAIIAALLAQSRRLSSPHSADALYREFLQTRTAVSEPHAPPSPTPPEPVFHDKQIIADMVQDTPSADAAAAAKYRRSQSEKIKVDAAGKPPRRKQLLRSETEKRSDSSPEILYPQDELSNEEFQRAIEAFIAKQLRFLREEESSAIVVQNPS